CTCTCTGCATTAGGTGCATCCAGTGTTTGGTTTTCTgagaaattttctaatttctcCGGCATATTTATATCATAGTGCACACTTTTTTCTGATAGTGGAAATTTCTCGCGCATCGGTCGCAACTGATTGTAAAGTTCAACACACTTATTACCCAACAATGCGCTCAGGCTATATAGTTTTCCTAGCACTGCCAATAGGAGTATGATTGTATCCATAAAGAAGTTATTACGAATCAATTTGGCGAAGTATTCAGCAGCTTGTAGGCAACACTCGCGAATGCGCCCATACACACCATGAGTATTGAGTAAACGTATTAGCACAtaatcgaagatattttgtgttGGCATCTCCACCGTTTCGGCGGAGTTGAGCACGAAGTCAGGCAAAGATCCATGAAAAAGCTCAAGTTCTCGCGTGATATCAATGCGGAGCAGTCGACATGTAGCAGCATTACATTTTGCAACCGCTCGAAAACCCTTCATGCCATGAAATGAATTCTTTCGACGTGCCATTAATCTTCCCAACAAAGCAGAGGTCTCGGCGAACTCTACTTCTTGAGGACGATGTCGTcgaaaatattgctgaattgCCGACTGCAAACGACGTGCTGCAAAAAATtccttattattatatattataaaatgagATTGTCGCATGGTTTACCACTTGGTGCATTCTTATTTGGAACAGTCACTGTGAGTTGGGGAGGCTTCTTTAATTCAAATTCGTTCCAGAGATcagacatttttaaaattaagaaatatgtaaacaagataatttgtataaaagtcttgaaactacaaatttacaaacttaACAGCTGTGTTGGAGAACTACAGGAATTATTTAGAGTTGCCcattcataattaaatattatacacaAATCATTAACGTGCTGGCATATATTATAATATCTCCGAactattttatatcaaaaaccAATACGAATCTAATATTTGCGTTTAAAAATactccaatatacatatatataataaagcaTGGTAATTTTTGTGTAATAGTATATTTTTAGGATGAAGACATGATGTAAGCCAAAATTTATTTCTGGTAACCTTTTCAACATATGCTGTACTGTCAAATAAATGTCACTGGTAAATTTCGATGTACAAATGTGCAAATGTGTGTTTCTGTTTAATTTGCTGCTGTAATCAGGTATCGTGCACTTGATTCCAAAATAAGTTGGTTGTACTCCCACTTCAACGAGTGTGTtttgttcaataatatttatatataggcGCTATATTGATAAAAAACGCAGCAAAACAGCCAACACCCGAGCTTGATTACAATATCGAACGAGTATACCGCGTAAGTCTTTCACACACCACCGAAGTGATATTATGGCATTCGCCCAAAATTTAGTCAGGTGCACCATCAATGCTGCCGTAGTCAAAAGTGCCAGAAGCTTATCGAAAAATGCAAGTAACTTTAGCTTACTACAAAGATGTATTAATCTTAAACCGATAACGAATCAACATTGTTTGCGAACATTTTCTGTTGGCACACAACTTCACCAAGAGTAAGTTACGTTTATGATTACATTAGATgtttattgtaataaatattgaattttgtttaGTGTGAACGTTACATTTTTACGCGCAAATGGAcagaaaatacaaacaaaggGAAAAGTTGGTGATACCTTATTGGATGTGGTGGTTAATAATCACATCGATTTGGACGGTTTTGGCGCATGTGAAGGCACACTAACCTGTTCCACATGTCATTTAATCTTCAAAACAGCAGATTTCGAGAAACTGCCAGATAAAGCTAGTGATGAAGAATTAGATATGTTGGACTTAGCTTATGAACTTACTGAAACTTCACGGCTAGGTTGTCAAATAACTCTTACAAAGGATATGGATGGGCTGGTTGTAAGTGTGCCTGCAACAATAAATGACGCGCGCAGTGCGTAACCAAGGTTAAGCACTTGTTAAACTAATTGCACACTTGACGAAACAAATTAACTACACAAACATAGAAACActttttatgttatatataaaacCAATTGTAATATAGCATTGTGATAAGATCAGCAAAATGTGTTCGCCACTTTTACGTCAAATAAATTGACGGATGGCCCGGATGTTGCTTGCATAaatgaatataatatttgtatataaaccaATGCATATTGTTAAAGTCTCcgaatatacgtatgtatatatgtatacttataaataGTAGTTTAAATCTTTCCAAtcccaatgaaaactaaaccaGTAAGAACAAAACAACGTAAGtgcaaacaaaaatgtatgtataataattttaactgcttatttttataaaataaatgtctgCTTTAAgcgaaaattaaacaaaaaattgtttgttttctgCATTTCAACCTTTGTTACAGCACATGGTGAGTGATTTCCAAAATtcctatacatatttacatgcctAAATGGTGTATGTTTTATATGCATTTACTGCATATCCCAAAGGCCGCATGTACTAATTTTGATTTCTTAGATACATATAAATTCCGTCTCATTTGAATTGTATATTCATGTTATTAATGAATCTACTATATGtagaagtttttattttttcattttggttCCTACAAGTGGTATATAGGAAATTATGGTTAATGTATACACAAGTTGTAATACGTTATCAGGCGGAGATAAAGAAATTTGTGAGATAACATAATTTCAACATTGTAGCAAAATATTATACTGTAAGAAGTCTCTGCGCTCGGCGATTCTTATCAAAATTAAGTCGGaataattaagttaaatttgCTAAAAAGGTGATCAAATATGTTGTAATTTATGAAAACAAGATAAACGATATTTTTCCTACAAGGCATGCATTAGGAAATCGCAACATCATTGTGAACAATCACTTTCAAATGCAAGCTTatctaaataaatgtatttgttGTTCATGCAATTTCTTaatcatacatgtatgtacatatgtacttatgtatactgATTAAGAGTTCTTCACTGCCACATTAAGgtgttatttattgttaataaataaGCCAGGGGCCTGGAATGCTTtaaaatttgcatacatattgacatttgagtatatttatgtaaattgtgaatgtatatatatgtacatatgtacatacaaatgtaagtgatattatatgtatatgtatgtacattcatatgtttgttgagattttaattgaaaatgaacaTGCACATATTACTTCcttgcaaaaacaaattaagttaATTGCCTACTATTTTTTACAGATTAATTGtacattaattataataataataaacaacagtTTCTGATAGTAAACAAGTAAGAAGTGCTAAGGTCGGGTGAAACATTTGTTCACTTTACCagattttttaatcaattatttgtctatttttcttctttaccgGCTTAGACACCTCTACgtggttatagtcgagttaacaacagcgcgccagtcgtttcttcttttcggaaTTTGgtgccaattcgagataccaagtgtagctaggtccttctccacctgatctctacAACGgtgtggaagtcttcctcttcctctgcttcattCGACGGGTaccgcgtcgaatactttcagagctggagcgttttcatccattcggaagATATAAccttcttaattcgctgaactagttacatatgtcaatatcgtcgtatatttcgtacaactcatcgttccatcattcagtattcgccgttgccaatacgttaagaaccataaatcttccgcagaacctttctctcgaaaactcgtcagatgatgtcatcgtccatgcctctgcacaatatagcaggacgggaataatgagtgacttgtagagtttggtctttgttcgtcgagagagaactttacttctcaattgcctactcagtccgaagtaacacctattggcaagagttattctgcgttggatttcaaagctgatctAAACAGCTCTAATTACAACTACGATCCATTCGAAACACCTCACATAGCTGATGGAAGATCTATTTGCTATTCGCTTGTACTGCCTGTTTTGTTCGTGTGAAGTTTAATATCGATATGTCATTTATTGTGTGTTTGACAACTGTTTCTTAGTGACGCGAAAAGTTTGTCTACCGACTTGTACCATGGGAAGAAAACATTGATTTAGGAGCgccttgaaattttgtgtttctaatGGAATCTCGACTAAGTAGTAGTTATGGAAGTGTTTTGAGGGTCTACTTTGGCACGACACGAgtatttgagtgaaaaaaagCATTCAGAAAGGGTTCCGAAGTCATCGATGAATTGTGTCATGCGAGTCGTCCatccactgttgttgttgttgtaacataaaaaatctgccgatttgacagtccttgactggataaaaaatccgggtccatTCCGGCTACGTAGAAGCGACTGTCTTGGGAACGGTAACGAAAAAGATAAACAACAGTATCTCAGaatctcttatggatcgactcaacacattttttactgttttcGGTATGAAGTTTAGGCTCGCATATCGTCCATCTTCTGTTAACGacgaaaatatcgaaaaagttAATGAAACTCACCACATTTGGATATGAAGCGTGACAATGCTAAACTCGTACCTAAAGACCCGAATGTTTTGCAAAACCTACATCGAGTAGAGCTTGCAAAAAGTTGCTTGACAACGAAGTTGAGAAACCTGCATTCATCTATTACAACAAACGCATCATTGCTGGTGAAGAGACGTGGGTCAAGTTAGATTAAATTTCATAAGCAAGTGAGGACTGCAGGGCGagctagggtctattgtgccctctcctaagtcacaacaTTTCAACTAGCCCCAGCACATTGATAAGTTTCAATATACTTACTAAGtgctattgaggcgatgtgatgCCTGTTTGGAAAAATGGCTCAAAGGGCCTTAATtctgcgtctacagactgctgtTCAGTCCATTAGCAGGTGTTCCGGTGTTTCAGACTCTATGtaagtcgcagaaccggcaatttgtACAAGAAGCTAGGACCATATTAATTTAGAGCTTCTTGAGCTTACAGTGGCTCTAGTGAAAGGCGCTCCTAAAATGAGCCGAACCCggataaaaagcaaaatttgctGAGGACACAGccgaggcttataacaagtgttTGAAGgcgataacaaatatttgtgttagaATACgtgaaaatatagttttttttgtcagtccgggatAAATTGGATCAGATGGCATATCTTCATTACAAACAacgaaaaaagcaacaacaacaacacattcatgtcaaatacaaatttattcaggtctattaaataaaaataatttaatatatacacaAGTTGCTACGTTAACTTATTTGtaagattttttgattttgtttttgctcttctctcctctcttttcttttttcacttATCTCTTTCCTATTTCGTATCGTATAATTCATCAATTGctgattaatatttatatatttatattttattttaaagttgaaCCTTAGGTTAAACGACTGATTTGAGCTGGAGCATCGTACCCACGTACGTCACACCCCAGGCGTTGAGTCGAAATTATTCAAGCATTTATTAGGGAAGCCTAACAACATAATATTAAAGAGACTGTGTCTTTAAAAAGTGTTTATTTCACGCGTTTCGTACAATATGTagatagaataaataaataaattaaataaattagaagcagtgaaatatatataaataaggtTTGTCGGATTTGGTGATGGGATGCAGAATGGGCCGCAACGACTTTACAACCACCCCGATTTGCATGTTCGATTCGGTTTCCGCCTCCACAGGCAGTCGTGCAAATAGAAACAGGTGTAATCGTGATTGCGTCCACgtaccatacacacacacagacatacgaCCGCACGATCTCCAAAAGGAACGTTTTAGCGGATATCTGATTTGTTTACCGTTCGATTGTGCACATTTGTGTGTATGGTTTACTTTTTTATGTGGTTTTATGTTATTTGATGTGTGATGACAAATATCGTGTCTGTATAAGCGTCAGTTCGTCTGCTCCAACCACTTCCGACTGGCAACCCCACCGTCTTTCTTTCCGTTGGGCAGTGTGAGTGTAGCAGACAGTGGTTGTGGTTAAATTTTTCGCTTTGGGCATCGAACATTTTCCTCAATTAGTTAACATACGCCATGGAGGCACCCTTCCGATCGAAATGCCGTACTCGCACGAATAGGAATGCAGCGACTAGAGATGCTACAGctagcaccaacaacaacattactAGGCCACCGACGAAGCTCGGCACTGACATACAAATCGTTTCAGGATCAGCTGATCGTGCCGATTGTATGACTACGGTCTCATTGTTGGAGTTATTGTTGAGCGCAAAGTTGACATCGCCAGGCGCCACCACTTGAATGGTTCGGCTTGTGTTCACGTCGGTCATTTCCTGCGTATCGCGCTTGTAGATACGTGGTTTCACCACAATATCTATAGTATCACGTCGTCTGCGTACGCCACGCAAATCGTCAAGTCCTTCAACCGAACGTGGACGTCCACCTAGTGACACTAGATTACCACCCTCGATATCGTCTTTACGCTTCACAGTACTATATAGACCAGGTTGACCAGGTAATGGTGGTGGTGGCATATGCAATTCGTTGGAGCTTTGTGGTGTGGCTTGTGAGCTTTGTAATCCAGCCTCGGGTGTGGTGACGCCGGCAGTTTGTGCTTGAGGTGAGGGCACCACATCGGGTTGATTTTCAGAGTAGGCACCGGTGGCATCGGCAGCTTGGTGACGTGGATCTGGATAGGCGGCTGGTGGCAGACCACCTAATTGGTAATCATTGCGATCATATGGTTCTGGTGCGCCATATTCTGCCGAGAGCGCATTATTGCCAATTTGTGGTACACCGTATTCACCACCTGGCAGTCCTGGTCCACACTTGGGTTCGGGACAGTTGTAGCGGCATACTTGTATTACGCACTGGAAGTGTACATTCATAGAGTCTGGGAATTTGAATGCTTGGAAGTAGGCGAAACTGACAACCGACGCTGATGGTCCGAAATTCTTAATCTTCTGGAATTTGCTCATAATCTTTGGACGTACAACACAACCATTTTGATCCACCAATTGTATGGGTGCGCGTTTGCCATCGTGAGCTACACAGTTGCGTACCAACATATCGAATTTGTTCTCGTCATCCTTAATAGCCAAAACCATCGTCATAGTCTGGCCAATTTTCACAATGCCTGATACTTCAGAAGCCCATGGACCTTTGCCTACTTGAATTTGCATCCAACACTGTAGATTATCGCCGAGGAAATTGGCAGTAACCGCATGCAGCATATCAACTTGGAATGGGCGGAATGTGACGGCCTTTTCGTAAAAATCGTACCATGTGCAACGCAATTTCCTGGCCTGATCCCACACCTCTTGCACATAAGGATCATATTGTATGATAATCGTATTCTCCACATAACTACCCGAAGGCGTTGGCGCACCATAACCGGCCGCATTGTGATTAGCCGAACTTGTCATGCCGCAACTATTCAGGAAGATCTCAAAAGTGGCGCTCAAATGACCAGTACCAGGTTTCAGATGCACACAATGTGGATCGCTATAGAAGCCCTTTGAAAAGATCATACCATAGAAGGGCCGATCGAATTCGATGTTAACACGCATGTGTGTCTTTTCGCATTGCACCTGCAAATGTTTAATTTGCGGACTATCATTGGTGGCGGAGAGTGGCCAGGCTTCGTCGGAGATTTCATTGCTAACACCGGCGGGTACTGGACCTTGCTGAGCGCCGTAGACAGGCGATGGTGCAGGTGGGCCGTAAACGGATCTGTGTTCCAGTGGTAAGGATGCTGAATCGACGTGTGGTCCCTCGCAGACAACGTCCtaaatgaagtaaaaaataaaataaatatagtatataa
This genomic stretch from Bactrocera dorsalis isolate Fly_Bdor chromosome 5, ASM2337382v1, whole genome shotgun sequence harbors:
- the LOC105231439 gene encoding adrenodoxin-like protein 2, mitochondrial, producing MAFAQNLVRCTINAAVVKSARSLSKNASNFSLLQRCINLKPITNQHCLRTFSVGTQLHQDVNVTFLRANGQKIQTKGKVGDTLLDVVVNNHIDLDGFGACEGTLTCSTCHLIFKTADFEKLPDKASDEELDMLDLAYELTETSRLGCQITLTKDMDGLVVSVPATINDARSA
- the LOC105231437 gene encoding uncharacterized protein LOC105231437, with translation MSDLWNEFELKKPPQLTVTVPNKNAPSARRLQSAIQQYFRRHRPQEVEFAETSALLGRLMARRKNSFHGMKGFRAVAKCNAATCRLLRIDITRELELFHGSLPDFVLNSAETVEMPTQNIFDYVLIRLLNTHGVYGRIRECCLQAAEYFAKLIRNNFFMDTIILLLAVLGKLYSLSALLGNKCVELYNQLRPMREKFPLSEKSVHYDINMPEKLENFSENQTLDAPNAESTFVNTPTTNPQIVVRSLKPTKVRKSLDVGTEVSRPTNTSTQTKTFNADVELANVESTKRFIVNENVSRKQSLKQSLTKDILPHEWIGATRLFERKLLANDHKKALSIFRKFIVNKIS
- the LOC105231440 gene encoding cuticlin-4 gives rise to the protein MGRQLRPSVLATLFCLVFIAKDVVCEGPHVDSASLPLEHRSVYGPPAPSPVYGAQQGPVPAGVSNEISDEAWPLSATNDSPQIKHLQVQCEKTHMRVNIEFDRPFYGMIFSKGFYSDPHCVHLKPGTGHLSATFEIFLNSCGMTSSANHNAAGYGAPTPSGSYVENTIIIQYDPYVQEVWDQARKLRCTWYDFYEKAVTFRPFQVDMLHAVTANFLGDNLQCWMQIQVGKGPWASEVSGIVKIGQTMTMVLAIKDDENKFDMLVRNCVAHDGKRAPIQLVDQNGCVVRPKIMSKFQKIKNFGPSASVVSFAYFQAFKFPDSMNVHFQCVIQVCRYNCPEPKCGPGLPGGEYGVPQIGNNALSAEYGAPEPYDRNDYQLGGLPPAAYPDPRHQAADATGAYSENQPDVVPSPQAQTAGVTTPEAGLQSSQATPQSSNELHMPPPPLPGQPGLYSTVKRKDDIEGGNLVSLGGRPRSVEGLDDLRGVRRRRDTIDIVVKPRIYKRDTQEMTDVNTSRTIQVVAPGDVNFALNNNSNNETVVIQSARSADPETICMSVPSFVGGLVMLLLVLAVASLVAAFLFVRVRHFDRKGASMAYVN